In Kutzneria kofuensis, the DNA window TGATGGGGTGCCCGTCGCCGGCCTTGGACTCGCCGTTGCTGGTGTTGCGTTCCACCGGCCCGTAACCGTTGTCGGCGGACAGCCAGGGGTCGTCACCGAGCCCGGTCGTGCCAACGGCCAGCGGAGTGGCAACCGACACCGTCATGTCGTAGTCCACAGTGGACCTACCTGGTGCGTAGGTTGTGCTGACGTGCAGGGGATAGCTGCCGGGCGGAGTACCGGCCGGCGTGGTGACGGACCACTTGGTCGACACGTCATGGCCGGGCGGCAGCACGGGGTAGAACGTCGTCGTCGTCGCCTTGACCGTCCAGCCGGCGGGGCCGGTGAGCTTGACGTCACCGAAAAGTCCGGGCAGGACACCGTCGTTGCTGGTGACAGTGGTGACGGTGGTCGTGGTGCCGGGCTGCACGAGCGCGGGCGCGCCGGGATAGGGGACCGGCAGGTCGGCGCTGGTGTGCACGGCCGGCGGGTTCGACCACCAGTCGCCGCCCGAGTGCACCCGGAACATCGCGGTGCCGTGCGCGGGCACGGTTGCGCTGATCTTGCCGGCGGTCTCGGTGGTCCGGTGCGACCACAGGTCGTCGAGCTGGTAGCCGAACGCCTTCGGCAGGCCGACGGCGGCAGCGGTGGTGCTGATCGTCGCCGGCGTGGTGTTCTCGTTGAACAGCGCCACGGCACGGTCACCGTTGGCCAGCGGCTTGGCGATGACGTGCAGGCCGTTCGCGTTGGACAACTCGGTTCCCTGAATTCCCAACGGATCCTGGTCGACGGCGATGATGTCCCTGTTGGTCAGGATGCTCATCGTGGCCGGCGTCGCCTTGCGGATGTCGCTGCCGATCAGCAGCGGCGCCGCCATGATCGACCACAGGCTGAAGTGGCTGCGGTACTCGGTGTCGGTCATGCCGCCGTTGCCGACCTCGAGCATGTCCGGGTCGTTCCAGTGCCCCGGGCCGGCGTACTGCGCCAGCACGACGTTCTTCTTGAAGTTGGCCAGCATCGAGCTGAACTTGTCGCTGATGTCACCGGTGGTGCGCCAGGAGTTGCCGACGTCGGTGGCCCAGTTCCACGGCTGGTTCTGGCCCCACTCGCACAGGCTGTACAGGATCGGCCGGCCGGTAGCGGCGAGCGCGTCCCGCATCGCGGTGTAGCGCTGCACGGCGTCGACGCCCTGGTTGTTGCAGTTGTCGTACTTCAGGTAGTCCACGCCCCGCGACGCCCACAACGCGGCGTCCTGCTTCTCGTGCCCGAGACCGCCGGGGAAGCCCGCGGAGTTGCAGGTTTTCGTGCCGGCGCTGGAATAGAGGCCGAACTTGAGGCCCTTCGCGTGCACGTAGTCGGCGACGGCCTTGATGCCGTCGGGGAAACGCACCGGATCGGGTACCAGGTTGCCGCTCGCGTCGCGGCTGGGCAGCGCCCAGCAGTCGTCCAGGTTGACGTACTGGTAGCCGGCGTCCTTCAGCCCGGACGAGACGAACAGGTCGGCGATGCCCTTGACCATCGCCTCGTTGAAGTCGCCGCTGCAATGCGTCGCGTTCCAGTTGTTGAACCCCATCTGCGGGGTGCGCGCCAGACCGTTGTCCAGCGCGACGGCCGCCGGGGCCGAGACCAGCGCCAGACCGGCCGCCGCGGTGGCCACCGCGACCCCGATCGCCGCCAGCCGTAACCGGACAGACATCGGACCTCCTTGTCGAGATGGGCGGTGTGGCCCATCACACAAGGCGCGTCAGGATGGCACAAGACGTCGAAAGACCACTTGACAGCGGTCAGTGCAGCGCGCCGCCCGTGATGCGCAGGTCATCGGAGGTCTCGACACAGGCGCGGGTGAAGGTGGCGAGCCCGTCGGCGATGGTTCGGGTGGACAGCGCCGGTTGGTCCGGGACCGCCATCTCGGCGCTGTAGGGCACGTGCACGAAGCCGCCGCGCACGTGCGGCCGCTCCGTGGCGATCAGGTGCATCAGGCCGTAGAACACGTGATTGCAGACGAACGTGCCGGCGGTGTGCGACACCGCCGCCGGCACGTTCATCGCCTGCATCGCCTGGACACCGGCCTTGACCGGCAGACCCGTGAAGTAGGCGGCCGGGCCACCGTCGACGATGGGCTCGTCGACCGGCGACCGGCCGGCGTTGTCCGGGATCCTGGCGTCGTCCAGGTTGATCGCCACCCGCTCCGGCGTGATCGCGTCGCGCCCGCCGGCCAGGCCGACGGCGATCACCACGTCCGGGTCGTGCTCCCGGACCGCCTGCCGTAAGGCGGTGATCGAGGCGCCGAAGACGCAGGGCAGCAGCTGCTTGGCCAGCTCGACACCGGGCACGTCGACCAGGCGGACCGCCTCCCACGACGGATTGGCGGCGTCCCCGCCGAACGGCTCGAACCCGGTCAGCAGCACTGTGGTCATCAGAATCCCATCAGGTACATGATCGCGATGTTGCACACCAGCAGCGGCACCGCGGTCGGCAGCTGCGCCTTGATCGGGCCGTAGCGGTCCTTCATCTCCAACAGCACCGCCGGCACGATGTTGAAGTTCGCCGCCATCGGCGTGCACAGCGTGCCACAGAAGCCGGCGAGCATGCCCACCGCGAACACGATCGCCGGGTTGCCGTGGAACTGCTGGACCAGCACCGGCCAGCCGACCGCGGCGGTCATCACCGGGAACGCGGCGAACGCGTTGCCCATGATGATCGTGAACAACGCCATGCCGAGGCAGTAGACGATCACCGCGAGCAGCAGTGAGCCCTTCGGCAGCACGCCGGAGACGATCGTGCCGACCGCCGTGCCGACGCCCGAGGTGGCGAACACCAGGCCCAGCACGGCGAGCATCTGCGGCAGCACCACCGCCCAGCCGATGGACTGCAGCAGGCGGGTTCCCTCCTGCAGGGGGAGGGCGAGCCTGAGGCCGCCCGCGGGGCGCAGCAGCACGAGGCCGACGGCCGTGGCGACGACCGCGCCGACGCCGAGACCGGTGAGGGTGGCGGTTCCCGTTGCCAGCAGCGGCTTTCCGCCGACGGTGATCGACGCGACCATCGTGCCGAAGATCAGGGCGACCAGCGGGATCATCAGCGCCGGCACGAAGAGCTTGGCGCGCAGGGTGTTCGCGGCGGTGATGCGGTCGGCCTGGGTGGTGGTGGCGATTTCCGTCCGGCCGAGGGCGCCGAAGCCGGCGAGGCCGGCGATGACGATCACGGCGATGCCCAGCGGCCAGGGCGGGGCGGATTTGTCGACCACGAACGTGGAGTAGCAGAAGGACAGGCCCAGCAGCGCCCAGAACGCGGCGCCGCCGTACTGCGCGCGGCGGTAGCTGAAGCCCGCGCCGACGAGGAAGAACAGGCCACACAGCCAGTACAGCCACTCGGCGTCGATCATCGCGCCGCCACCTCCGGCTTCGTCGTCGTGCGGGCGAGGGTGCGGTCCAGCCAGAGCAGGCGGGCGCCGTGGATCAGGTAGGCGCAGATGGCGGTGGGGATCGCCCAGACGGCGATCTGGAGGGCGTCGAGCTTGAGGTGGTAGGTGGAGTCGACCAGGCTCGTGATCAGGAGGATCGAGCCGACCGCGATGAAGATGTCCTCACCGAAGAACAGGCCCACCGTGTCGGAACTGGCGGAGAACGCCTTGACCTTTTCGATCTGGGGGTCGGTGAGTTCGCCGTGGCGGCGGATGGCGGCGGCCAGGGCCATCGGGGAGATCAGCGGGCGGACCGTCTGGGCGGGGCCGCACATGCCCGTCAGGCCGAGGGCGGCCGTGCCCTGGCGGATGAGCATGTACGTCGCCAGGAGGCGACCTGTCGTGAGGGCTCGGAGCTTGCCGATCAGACGGGCGGCCTGTTGCTGGAGGCCGTACCGTTCGAGCAGGCCGATCGCCGGGAGGGTGATCACGTAGATCGTGACCGAGCGGTTCGTGGCGAAACCGGAGCCGAAGGTGTCCAGGATGGCGACGGGGTTGAGGCCGCCGAGCAGGGCCGTGACGATGCCGGAGACGGTGACGACCAGCATCGGATTCAGCCGCAGCGCGAAGCCGATCACCACCAGGGCGACGCCGATGAGGACGACCATGTGACCTCCTTCACGGGATGGGGTCCCTGGAGGGTAGGTCTTGTTCAACAATCCTACAAGATGGGGTTACGGTGGGTAGTGGGGGTGGGTGCGCGGTTTGGGGTAGCGGAGGTTGGTGAGGGGATGCCGTCGTTGCCGGGCCGCCCTTTCCCTCTTGCCGCTTTTTGCCTCACCGTCCTCGGCGGCATCTGCCTCGGCGGCGTATGCCTTTGTGTTCAGTGTTCGAAGGGTGGTTGGTGTAGTGGCGGCCTTGCGGGGTGGTCCAATGGGTGGTGCCGTCGGGAGTCATTCGCACCGTGGACCTTCTGGCGAACAACGGACTGCTCGGTCTGGTGGGTGGCCAGGGCTACTTCGGTCGTGTCGCCAAGCGCGTTCAACAGCCGCATGGCGACGTGCCCAAGCCGCGCCTGAGCCTTCCGGGCCACGACAATGGCGGCGAGCATCCCCTGTGCTGACAACCGTTCAGGATCCGCGCCCATGGGCAGATCAAAGACGGCGCCGGTCGGCACTGCCTTCTCCAACTCTGAGGCGAGTCCATACCTCAAAGAATACTCGTAAACAAGAT includes these proteins:
- a CDS encoding NPCBM/NEW2 domain-containing protein, whose translation is MSVRLRLAAIGVAVATAAAGLALVSAPAAVALDNGLARTPQMGFNNWNATHCSGDFNEAMVKGIADLFVSSGLKDAGYQYVNLDDCWALPSRDASGNLVPDPVRFPDGIKAVADYVHAKGLKFGLYSSAGTKTCNSAGFPGGLGHEKQDAALWASRGVDYLKYDNCNNQGVDAVQRYTAMRDALAATGRPILYSLCEWGQNQPWNWATDVGNSWRTTGDISDKFSSMLANFKKNVVLAQYAGPGHWNDPDMLEVGNGGMTDTEYRSHFSLWSIMAAPLLIGSDIRKATPATMSILTNRDIIAVDQDPLGIQGTELSNANGLHVIAKPLANGDRAVALFNENTTPATISTTAAAVGLPKAFGYQLDDLWSHRTTETAGKISATVPAHGTAMFRVHSGGDWWSNPPAVHTSADLPVPYPGAPALVQPGTTTTVTTVTSNDGVLPGLFGDVKLTGPAGWTVKATTTTFYPVLPPGHDVSTKWSVTTPAGTPPGSYPLHVSTTYAPGRSTVDYDMTVSVATPLAVGTTGLGDDPWLSADNGYGPVERNTSNGESKAGDGHPIKLGGVTYAKGLGTNAPSTITYYLGGRCSTISSTVGLDDEKTGAGSVTFEIWADGKKVADSGLIKRGDPAQTLTADATGASLLRLIVTDGGDGNTNDHADWANAQITCA
- the pcp gene encoding pyroglutamyl-peptidase I encodes the protein MTTVLLTGFEPFGGDAANPSWEAVRLVDVPGVELAKQLLPCVFGASITALRQAVREHDPDVVIAVGLAGGRDAITPERVAINLDDARIPDNAGRSPVDEPIVDGGPAAYFTGLPVKAGVQAMQAMNVPAAVSHTAGTFVCNHVFYGLMHLIATERPHVRGGFVHVPYSAEMAVPDQPALSTRTIADGLATFTRACVETSDDLRITGGALH
- a CDS encoding DUF979 domain-containing protein — its product is MIDAEWLYWLCGLFFLVGAGFSYRRAQYGGAAFWALLGLSFCYSTFVVDKSAPPWPLGIAVIVIAGLAGFGALGRTEIATTTQADRITAANTLRAKLFVPALMIPLVALIFGTMVASITVGGKPLLATGTATLTGLGVGAVVATAVGLVLLRPAGGLRLALPLQEGTRLLQSIGWAVVLPQMLAVLGLVFATSGVGTAVGTIVSGVLPKGSLLLAVIVYCLGMALFTIIMGNAFAAFPVMTAAVGWPVLVQQFHGNPAIVFAVGMLAGFCGTLCTPMAANFNIVPAVLLEMKDRYGPIKAQLPTAVPLLVCNIAIMYLMGF
- a CDS encoding DUF969 domain-containing protein, with amino-acid sequence MVVLIGVALVVIGFALRLNPMLVVTVSGIVTALLGGLNPVAILDTFGSGFATNRSVTIYVITLPAIGLLERYGLQQQAARLIGKLRALTTGRLLATYMLIRQGTAALGLTGMCGPAQTVRPLISPMALAAAIRRHGELTDPQIEKVKAFSASSDTVGLFFGEDIFIAVGSILLITSLVDSTYHLKLDALQIAVWAIPTAICAYLIHGARLLWLDRTLARTTTKPEVAAR